A genomic window from Anticarsia gemmatalis isolate Benzon Research Colony breed Stoneville strain chromosome 6, ilAntGemm2 primary, whole genome shotgun sequence includes:
- the Alas gene encoding 5-aminolevulinate synthase, whose translation MPCPFIGSFNQAFVKNYGSHLMKQYGKFCPTLSRGFRSLGQDETKCPFIQQNSIISEAPKEMTEDIVERVQPYQYEKFFHEQISAKKKDYSYRIFRKVSRLAADGMYPQALEGAENHRVTVWCANDYLGASRHPVVQDAAINAIKSYGTGAGGTRNIAGNSQMTEKLETEIAKLHKKPAALIFSSCFVANDATLSTLAKILPGCLIFSDAGNHASMIQGIRNSRAPKQIFRHNDPNHLRELLSQSPPGVPKLVVFETVHSMSGAICPLDEMCNIAHEFGALTFVDEVHAVGLYGKHGAGIGEERGLQHKIDIVSGTLGKAYGNVGGYIAGSSLLVDTVRSLAPGFIFTTALPPPVLAGSLAAIRLLASEEGRSLRSKHQAIVRYLKLSLLVAGLPQLPSVSHIVPVPVKGADKVALVAESLMKRGHYVQAINYPTVARGEERLRFAPGPYHTPEMIDSLITALTEAFHENNISFNEFMKNGTCRECSMEYKVDIAYEEPYKYPMQVA comes from the coding sequence atgccCTGCCCGTTCATAGGATCGTTCAACCAGGCCTTCGTGAAGAATTATGGGTCGCATCTTATGAAACAATACGGAAAGTTTTGCCCTACGCTTTCCCGAGGCTTCCGCTCGCTCGGCCAAGATGAGACCAAGTGCCCCTTCATACAGCAAAACTCTATCATCTCGGAGGCTCCCAAGGAAATGACCGAGGACATCGTGGAGCGCGTACAGCCCTACCAGTACGAGAAGTTCTTCCACGAGCAGATCAGCGCCAAGAAGAAGGACTACTCATACCGTATCTTCAGGAAAGTGTCTCGCTTAGCCGCCGACGGCATGTACCCGCAGGCTCTGGAAGGTGCTGAGAACCATAGAGTGACTGTGTGGTGCGCCAATGACTACCTCGGCGCGTCACGCCACCCCGTCGTGCAAGATGCTGCCATCAACGCTATCAAGTCCTATGGCACTGGAGCTGGAGGCACCAGGAACATCGCCGGTAACTCTCAGATGACGGAGAAGCTCGAGACTGAGATAGCCAAGCTGCACAAGAAGCCAGctgctttaatatttagttCATGTTTTGTGGCGAATGATGCAACTTTGTCAACATTGGCTAAGATTCTACCGGGATGTTTGATCTTCTCTGATGCAGGGAACCATGCATCAATGATACAGGGAATTAGGAACAGTCGTGCTCCAAAGCAGATATTCAGGCACAATGACCCGAATCACCTAAGAGAACTATTGTCTCAATCGCCTCCTGGCGTACCGAAGCTAGTCGTTTTTGAGACTGTCCACTCTATGAGTGGAGCGATATGCCCATTAGATGAAATGTGTAATATAGCACATGAGTTTGGAGCCCTGACATTTGTGGACGAAGTCCATGCTGTGGggttgtatggaaaacacggtGCTGGTATAGGAGAAGAGAGAGGGTTACAGCACAAAATAGACATTGTATCTGGCACACTAGGAAAGGCATACGGTAACGTCGGTGGATACATCGCTGGGTCCTCTTTATTGGTTGACACAGTGAGATCTCTCGCACCCGGCTTTATCTTCACGACGGCTCTGCCTCCGCCGGTGCTGGCGGGGTCACTGGCCGCCATTAGACTCCTCGCGAGCGAGGAGGGCAGGAGCTTGCGTTCCAAGCACCAGGCGATAGTTCGCTACCTGAAACTGTCGCTGCTGGTGGCGGGGCTACCGCAActtccatcagtcagtcacatAGTACCTGTCCCTGTGAAGGGAGCGGACAAGGTGGCGCTGGTCGCCGAGTCCTTGATGAAGCGCGGTCACTACGTGCAGGCCATCAACTACCCGACGGTGGCGCGCGGCGAGGAGCGGCTGAGGTTCGCGCCCGGCCCCTACCACACGCCGGAGATGATCGACAGCCTCATCACTGCCCTAACTGAAGCATTCCATGAAAATAACATAAGTTTCAACGAGTTCATGAAGAACGGCACCTGCCGCGAGTGCAGCATGGAGTACAAGGTGGACATCGCGTACGAGGAGCCCTACAAGTATCCCATGCAAGTCGCGTAG
- the PIG-F gene encoding phosphatidylinositol glycan anchor biosynthesis class F codes for MFSLTNHLELRRITISSLITCIYLPSIVTVVSYKGLLYSVGNASSFYILVLIFIAELLKSFYLNSNNDIQAKKKQSKNKAGDIIRSFVFLLCVKFCFFVGIILFGAPVLDCHEETLMLSTLLTLLTVFPLIVHTGVETSMQLLFGLKNYGKDTIIEMLVNNALLTICGAWLGAVVIPLDWNTPWQVWPIPCYLGAIGGFLLSNVLTVLKVTLMSAAQKYPALNVLVHVLNRFQTSK; via the coding sequence ATGTTTTCATTAACTAATCATTTGGAACTAAGGAGAATAACTATATCAAGTTTGATAACATGCATTTATTTACCGAGTATAGTCACAGTCGTCTCATACAAAGGATTACTATACTCAGTCGGTAACGCCTCATCTTTCTACATTTTGGTCTTGATCTTCATCGCGGAATTGCTTAAATCATTCTATTTGAACTCTAACAATGATATACAAGCGAAGAAGAAGCAGAGTAAGAACAAGGCTGGAGACATAATTAGATCTTTCGTGTTTCTGTTGTGCGTGAAATTTTGCTTCTTTGTCGGCATTATACTGTTCGGCGCACCTGTATTAGATTGCCACGAGGAGACGTTGATGTTATCTACACTATTGACCTTGCTGACGGTGTTTCCGTTGATAGTACACACCGGTGTTGAGACATCTATGCAGTTACTCTTCGGGCTGAAGAATTATGGCAAGGACACGATTATTGAGATGCTTGTCAACAATGCATTATTGACTATTTGCGGCGCTTGGCTGGGAGCTGTAGTTATACCTTTAGACTGGAACACACCTTGGCAAGTGTGGCCTATTCCTTGCTACCTCGGAGCCATCGGAGGATTCCTACTCTCAAATGTGTTAACAGTATTAAAAGTCACTCTGATGAGTGCAGCACAAAAATATCCCGCATTAAATGTTTTAGTCCATGTTTTGAACAGATTCCAGACctctaaataa